The following proteins are co-located in the Chryseobacterium daecheongense genome:
- a CDS encoding WYL domain-containing protein, producing the protein MSSNKNALIRYKTLDKCLKNKYRKYTLEDLIDECSEALFEFEGKESFVSKRTVQLDLQNMRSEKFGYEAPIEVYDRKYYRYSDPDYSIHNISVNESDLKAMNNAVQILKQFKDFSMFKDMNGVIQKLEDSIHSTNQKSIIHLDKNEQLKGLEHIDILYESILNRKVLKILYKSFKARESDYYTVHPQLLKEYNNRWFLICWFKNKMYNLALDRMEEISVDEKVSYIDKEFDSDRYFGEVIGVTVSDGQRPQNVIFKINPKHAPYVRTKPFHHSQEIIKEDKTGTTFKICVQLNFELERMILGLGEFITVLRPEKLKKRIQASLEEACRNYQLLNTNE; encoded by the coding sequence ATGTCATCGAACAAAAATGCCCTGATCCGATATAAAACATTGGATAAATGCCTGAAAAACAAGTATAGAAAATATACGCTGGAGGATCTGATCGATGAGTGTTCGGAAGCCCTGTTTGAGTTTGAAGGCAAAGAATCATTTGTCAGCAAACGTACGGTCCAGCTTGACCTGCAGAATATGCGGAGTGAAAAATTTGGCTATGAGGCACCCATTGAAGTCTACGACAGAAAATACTACCGATATAGCGATCCGGATTATAGTATTCATAATATATCAGTAAATGAAAGCGATCTGAAGGCAATGAATAATGCCGTTCAGATCCTGAAGCAGTTCAAGGACTTTTCCATGTTTAAGGATATGAACGGAGTGATCCAGAAGCTGGAAGACTCCATCCATTCTACAAACCAGAAGTCGATTATCCACCTCGATAAGAATGAACAGCTGAAAGGGCTCGAACACATCGATATACTATATGAAAGCATTTTAAACAGGAAAGTACTGAAGATCCTTTATAAAAGCTTTAAAGCAAGAGAATCGGATTATTACACCGTACATCCGCAGCTCCTGAAGGAATACAATAACCGTTGGTTCCTTATATGCTGGTTTAAGAATAAAATGTATAATCTGGCCTTGGACCGGATGGAGGAGATTTCTGTTGATGAGAAGGTAAGCTATATTGATAAAGAATTTGATTCGGACCGTTACTTCGGGGAAGTGATCGGGGTTACGGTTTCGGATGGGCAACGTCCGCAGAATGTTATCTTTAAAATTAACCCAAAACATGCCCCTTATGTCAGAACCAAACCTTTTCACCATTCCCAGGAGATTATAAAAGAAGATAAAACCGGAACCACATTTAAAATATGTGTTCAGCTGAACTTTGAATTGGAGAGAATGATATTGGGACTCGGTGAATTTATAACGGTTTTAAGGCCTGAGAAGCTCAAAAAAAGAATTCAGGCCAGTTTGGAAGAAGCATGCCGGAATTACCAGCTTTTGAATACCAATGAATAA
- a CDS encoding HopJ type III effector protein, translated as MLLEQVKNSPETIQFKDVIAYIDENYHFTPTRFANGNTVNEADQNNGSCKVFSFGKQNNLSKDEVLSLFGDFYREDVLKNPDGTDHQNIRNFMEFGWDGVSFDGEALAKK; from the coding sequence ATGCTATTAGAACAAGTAAAAAATTCTCCGGAAACCATTCAGTTTAAAGATGTCATTGCCTACATTGATGAAAATTATCATTTTACACCTACCAGATTCGCGAATGGAAATACAGTGAACGAAGCGGATCAGAATAACGGATCATGTAAGGTATTCAGTTTTGGAAAACAGAATAATTTGTCAAAGGATGAGGTGTTAAGCCTTTTTGGAGATTTTTACAGAGAAGATGTACTGAAAAACCCGGATGGAACAGATCATCAGAATATCAGGAATTTTATGGAGTTCGGATGGGATGGGGTTTCTTTTGATGGAGAGGCTTTGGCGAAGAAATGA
- a CDS encoding serine hydrolase: MKQQIKVALFLFFIMNCGKYSGQFNQKSTIRKADSLLNSYVKKNAPGMAVCIIKEGKVIYKKIYGQSNLENQTPITDSTAFNIASVSKQFTAFIALQAVKEGKLSLDDDIRIYLPELKHLSYPVTIRQLANHTHGLPDFTGIKRLQGFGDEFRVTNSQAVQTILGIKSFNFQPGEQYQYNNTGFMLLAEILHRVYKKDFGELLRKYIFTPLGMHHTMAIDDPEKIIPNKADSYLQQGDTVLKYPIGQMEYGSSNIYMTLNDFCIWAADFQKSATDNHDFYTVMQENTILNNGRSIEYGLGLQTGTYKGLHLVFHGGGTAGYGSYILHIPNQQFSVVLLANKRGTEGYQMVYKLVDLFLGDKETVVKPKKTAYTASELKGFEGIYERIPGSYFDVSVKENNLYLKTYKQEEGELLEPVGDNRFSIPSVATASLVFNKDSAFFKIADFTFPMKKIRMNPPKVDLKDLKKLEGFYRNEEFNTIYQLVTEDHHLVAKHSVNPDILLFPFSSTSFYSSKSYFGQLDFQWTPSGTVSGFTVSGFNMANIEFKKIK; encoded by the coding sequence ATGAAGCAACAGATCAAAGTAGCATTATTTCTTTTTTTTATAATGAATTGTGGGAAATACTCCGGACAGTTCAATCAAAAAAGCACAATCAGAAAAGCAGACTCATTGCTGAATAGTTATGTCAAGAAAAATGCTCCGGGGATGGCCGTATGCATAATTAAAGAAGGAAAGGTAATTTATAAGAAGATTTATGGCCAGTCCAACCTGGAAAATCAGACACCCATTACAGATTCCACAGCTTTTAATATTGCATCGGTTTCCAAACAGTTTACGGCATTCATTGCTTTGCAGGCTGTGAAAGAAGGAAAGCTGTCATTAGATGATGATATCAGGATCTATCTTCCGGAGCTCAAACATTTATCTTATCCGGTAACAATCCGTCAGCTGGCAAATCATACGCATGGGCTGCCTGATTTTACCGGAATTAAAAGATTACAGGGATTCGGGGATGAATTCAGGGTAACCAATAGTCAGGCAGTACAAACAATTCTGGGTATTAAAAGCTTTAACTTTCAGCCGGGCGAGCAGTATCAGTATAATAATACCGGTTTTATGTTGTTAGCCGAAATCCTTCACAGGGTCTATAAAAAAGATTTTGGTGAACTTCTAAGGAAATATATCTTCACTCCGTTAGGAATGCACCATACTATGGCGATAGATGATCCGGAAAAGATCATCCCGAATAAGGCAGACTCTTACCTGCAGCAGGGGGATACTGTTTTAAAATATCCGATCGGGCAAATGGAGTACGGATCTTCCAATATTTATATGACACTTAATGATTTCTGTATATGGGCAGCTGATTTTCAGAAATCAGCTACGGATAATCATGACTTTTATACTGTGATGCAGGAAAATACGATCCTAAATAATGGTAGAAGCATTGAATATGGGTTGGGGCTGCAGACGGGAACTTATAAAGGTTTGCATCTTGTCTTTCACGGTGGAGGGACAGCGGGTTACGGTTCTTATATTTTACATATTCCCAATCAGCAGTTTTCCGTTGTCCTGCTGGCGAATAAGAGGGGAACTGAAGGTTATCAGATGGTCTATAAATTGGTGGATTTATTTCTTGGAGATAAAGAAACGGTTGTAAAGCCGAAAAAAACTGCTTATACAGCATCTGAATTAAAAGGATTTGAAGGAATTTATGAGCGTATCCCAGGGAGCTACTTTGATGTTTCTGTAAAAGAAAACAACCTTTATCTAAAAACTTATAAACAGGAAGAAGGAGAACTTTTAGAACCAGTTGGAGATAACCGGTTCAGCATTCCATCCGTTGCTACAGCAAGCCTTGTTTTTAATAAAGATTCAGCTTTTTTCAAAATTGCGGATTTTACATTTCCGATGAAAAAAATCAGAATGAATCCGCCTAAAGTGGATTTGAAAGATTTGAAAAAGCTGGAAGGATTTTACCGAAATGAAGAATTCAATACGATATACCAGCTGGTCACTGAAGATCATCACCTGGTAGCAAAACATTCGGTAAATCCAGATATTCTATTATTTCCATTCAGTTCAACAAGCTTTTATTCATCAAAATCCTACTTCGGACAGCTTGATTTCCAATGGACTCCATCAGGTACTGTAAGTGGATTTACCGTGTCCGGCTTTAATATGGCCAATATCGAGTTTAAAAAAATAAAATAA
- a CDS encoding alpha/beta hydrolase, giving the protein MKIYVISGLGADFKVLEKLQFPAHLEVVFIDWLIPGLNESFPQYVERMASKIDDSEPFYLLGYSFGGIMVQEINKIKPAEKVVILGSIKSDKEKSRLIRAGQITRIPKILPTRFFNEKNTAAYSVLRKFFDPKNPKVLQYFRVKDPYYLKWSIEKISDWRFDENPEVIQILGDRDIVFPVKNSKPNYIIRGGTHLFPATKSKEVSKILNEIFPVE; this is encoded by the coding sequence ATGAAAATCTATGTAATAAGCGGACTTGGTGCAGATTTTAAAGTGCTGGAAAAATTGCAGTTTCCTGCACATCTGGAAGTGGTGTTTATAGACTGGCTCATTCCGGGGCTGAACGAAAGTTTTCCTCAATACGTTGAGAGAATGGCGTCAAAGATTGATGATTCGGAACCATTTTATCTGTTGGGGTATTCTTTTGGAGGAATTATGGTGCAGGAGATCAATAAAATAAAACCGGCTGAAAAAGTAGTGATTTTAGGAAGTATTAAATCTGATAAAGAAAAATCGAGGTTAATAAGAGCCGGACAGATTACCAGGATCCCTAAAATTTTACCTACCCGTTTTTTTAACGAAAAAAATACAGCGGCATATTCTGTGCTCAGGAAGTTCTTTGATCCAAAAAATCCTAAGGTTTTACAGTATTTCAGGGTGAAAGATCCTTATTATCTGAAATGGTCCATAGAAAAGATTTCAGATTGGAGGTTTGATGAAAACCCTGAAGTGATCCAGATATTAGGAGACAGGGATATTGTATTTCCTGTGAAAAATTCAAAACCGAACTATATTATACGGGGTGGAACCCATCTTTTTCCCGCTACTAAATCAAAAGAAGTATCTAAAATTTTAAATGAAATATTTCCTGTGGAATAG
- a CDS encoding TonB-dependent receptor, producing the protein MTRLFSCFFIGILIFFSTLLPAQDIQRFSLSGTIKSDGTQSLVISLFDAENTLIKTETADREGQFRFSALKVGRYQLKVYRNGSEVYHSESIPVTENKMLPVIDLTVKSIEEVTITKTRTFIERQEGKMILNVENSISATGSSAFEILEKAPGVSVDNNDNISLHGKGNLLVQIDGKNTPMTGSDLAGYLRGIPSASIDKIEFVTNPSSKYDAEGSSIINIRLKKEQKKGTNGTVSISAGTGKYVKTNNTVSINHSSGKVNVFASYGFVDRIFYNHLLLNRNFYENNQFKKAFIQDNFLKFGITSYMARMGMDYDLNNKNILGFSVGLLANNVKIDGNTSSLTLGSNQLPESTFGTISKTRNHFANPSLNLNHKYSLDSLGSELTTDFDYINYSNGSLQNFETRNYNLSGSLDRLDILKGDMKGKLNIFSLKSDLTKNFKYGWKLESGIKTSFVKSDNDLKFFDGSSGVFVSDPTKTNHFIYEENINAVYGNASKKWERLKMIAGLRMENTNIKGIQLATNQINRRNYTQVFPSAVLAYNITNKSSMEINLSRRITRPSYNQLNPFRFYFDPTTSKAGNPDLIPETMMNYELTYSLNNKYFATLNYSRTSDHIINVVKPVVENGQNIAIQTFENISSASHYGLSLIVPVKVMRWWDISNTASFYYASFTGNVSGSQITNQGNFTFSINSIHNFKLGNGFTAEVTGNYHAREIQAYVYAQPYGFLSIGAQKKFNNKSVLKFSFADVFFTSNPRGQFAYNDYLENFTVKRDSRVVMLSYTYNFGSSKNLQLRKTGGADDLKERIGS; encoded by the coding sequence ATGACCAGGCTATTTTCTTGCTTTTTTATCGGAATACTGATATTTTTCAGTACACTTTTACCAGCACAGGATATACAACGTTTCTCGCTGTCGGGTACTATAAAATCGGATGGTACACAGTCTTTAGTCATCAGCCTTTTTGATGCTGAAAATACATTGATAAAAACCGAAACTGCTGACCGGGAAGGACAGTTCAGGTTTTCTGCCCTGAAAGTCGGTCGTTACCAACTAAAAGTTTACAGGAATGGTTCTGAGGTTTATCATTCAGAAAGTATTCCCGTAACAGAAAATAAGATGCTTCCTGTTATTGATCTTACAGTAAAATCCATTGAAGAAGTTACCATTACCAAAACCCGTACTTTTATAGAAAGGCAGGAGGGAAAGATGATCCTTAATGTAGAAAACAGCATTTCAGCTACCGGAAGCTCGGCTTTTGAAATCCTGGAGAAAGCACCAGGAGTGAGCGTGGATAATAATGACAATATAAGTCTTCATGGAAAAGGAAATCTGCTGGTTCAGATTGACGGTAAAAATACACCAATGACGGGAAGTGACCTGGCGGGTTATCTCAGGGGAATTCCCTCAGCCTCCATTGATAAAATAGAATTTGTTACCAATCCTTCTTCGAAATATGATGCAGAAGGATCTTCGATTATCAATATCAGATTAAAAAAAGAACAAAAGAAGGGGACTAACGGGACTGTTTCTATCTCTGCGGGAACCGGTAAATATGTAAAAACTAACAATACGGTCAGCATCAATCACAGCAGCGGGAAGGTGAATGTTTTTGCAAGCTATGGCTTTGTTGATAGAATTTTTTACAATCATCTGCTTTTAAATAGGAATTTTTATGAAAACAACCAATTTAAAAAAGCTTTTATTCAGGATAATTTCCTGAAGTTTGGAATAACAAGTTATATGGCCAGGATGGGGATGGATTACGATCTGAATAACAAGAATATTCTTGGGTTTTCTGTGGGACTATTAGCTAATAATGTTAAAATTGACGGAAATACCTCAAGCCTCACACTGGGAAGTAATCAGCTTCCGGAAAGTACCTTCGGAACCATAAGCAAAACCCGGAATCATTTCGCTAATCCTTCCCTTAATCTCAACCATAAATACAGCCTTGATTCTCTGGGATCAGAACTAACAACGGATTTTGACTATATCAACTATTCAAACGGTTCTCTACAGAATTTTGAAACCAGGAACTACAATTTATCGGGTAGTTTGGACAGGCTTGATATTCTGAAAGGGGATATGAAAGGAAAACTGAATATTTTTTCATTGAAAAGCGACCTTACTAAAAACTTTAAGTATGGATGGAAACTGGAAAGCGGGATTAAAACCAGCTTTGTAAAATCTGATAATGATTTGAAATTTTTTGATGGAAGTTCAGGGGTTTTTGTGTCCGATCCTACCAAAACCAATCATTTTATTTATGAGGAAAACATTAATGCTGTTTATGGGAATGCTTCCAAAAAATGGGAAAGGCTTAAAATGATAGCCGGACTGCGAATGGAAAATACAAATATAAAGGGCATACAGCTTGCTACTAACCAGATTAATAGAAGAAACTATACGCAAGTATTCCCGAGTGCAGTACTGGCATATAACATAACGAATAAAAGTTCCATGGAGATCAACTTAAGCAGAAGGATCACCCGCCCCAGTTATAATCAGCTCAATCCTTTCAGATTTTACTTTGACCCTACTACTTCAAAGGCCGGAAATCCAGATCTGATTCCCGAGACGATGATGAATTATGAGCTTACTTACAGCCTTAACAATAAATATTTTGCCACACTGAATTATAGCAGAACTTCTGATCACATAATTAATGTAGTGAAGCCTGTGGTGGAAAACGGACAGAATATTGCGATCCAAACATTTGAAAATATCAGTTCGGCTTCCCATTACGGGCTCAGTCTGATCGTTCCTGTAAAAGTGATGCGTTGGTGGGATATAAGCAATACTGCCAGCTTTTACTATGCTTCTTTCACAGGGAATGTTTCGGGAAGTCAGATTACCAACCAGGGAAATTTTACGTTCAGCATCAACAGCATCCATAACTTCAAATTAGGAAACGGCTTTACTGCTGAAGTTACGGGAAATTACCACGCCAGAGAAATACAGGCTTATGTATACGCACAGCCCTATGGCTTTCTGAGCATTGGTGCCCAGAAAAAATTTAACAATAAAAGTGTCCTTAAATTTTCTTTTGCTGATGTGTTTTTTACCAGTAATCCAAGGGGGCAGTTTGCTTATAATGATTACCTGGAGAATTTTACGGTGAAAAGAGATTCCAGGGTCGTGATGCTGTCCTATACTTATAACTTCGGATCCTCTAAAAACCTTCAATTGAGAAAGACCGGAGGTGCGGATGACCTGAAAGAGAGAATCGGAAGCTGA
- a CDS encoding RtcB family protein encodes MEFNGNHLIELGFRPAKWFKEAIEYINENNLDETQIKTYLEQYKQPDQIPLHETPKDFIINIRAEHESENDNVEKVIKTMQVLMKTPTLVGGALMPDACPTGPEGHIPVGGVVIAKNAIHPGFHSADICCSVMLTDFGKADPKAVLDTAHSVTHFGYGGRARGEQMSMSQELMDAFRENYFLNDEKLISIARSHMGTQGDGNHFLFVGISKNTGNTMLVTHHGSRAPGAALYDKGMKVANRFRQDISPETLKENAWIPYDTEEGKSYWEALQLIRTWTKENHTSIHDAVLHKMEIEKENRYWNEHNFVFKDGDLFYHAKGATPLDDKFMPDITGPRLIPLNMAEPVLIVQGNTNERNLGFAPHGAGRNFSRSQHKRSLAHKTIEEVFAEETEGLDIRFFSNEIDISELPTAYKSAKNVRAQIEEYGLCEVLDEVMPYGCIMAGDVGKNAPWKKKRKFKKAKNG; translated from the coding sequence ATGGAATTTAATGGAAATCACCTAATTGAATTAGGGTTCAGACCCGCAAAATGGTTTAAAGAAGCCATAGAATATATCAACGAAAATAATCTGGATGAAACTCAGATCAAAACGTATCTGGAGCAATATAAACAACCGGACCAGATTCCTTTGCATGAAACCCCAAAAGATTTCATCATCAACATCAGAGCTGAGCACGAAAGTGAAAATGATAACGTGGAAAAGGTAATCAAAACCATGCAGGTTTTAATGAAAACCCCAACATTGGTTGGAGGAGCTTTAATGCCTGATGCCTGTCCGACAGGACCAGAAGGTCATATACCGGTGGGTGGTGTGGTTATTGCTAAAAATGCAATCCATCCTGGGTTTCATAGCGCAGATATCTGCTGTTCCGTGATGTTGACTGATTTTGGAAAAGCTGATCCTAAAGCCGTTTTGGATACTGCTCATTCGGTAACTCATTTCGGATATGGAGGAAGAGCACGAGGAGAACAAATGTCAATGTCGCAGGAACTGATGGATGCGTTCAGGGAAAATTATTTCCTTAATGATGAAAAGCTGATCAGCATTGCCCGCTCTCATATGGGAACACAGGGCGATGGAAATCATTTCTTATTCGTAGGTATTTCTAAAAATACGGGAAATACCATGTTGGTTACTCATCATGGTTCAAGAGCTCCGGGAGCTGCTCTTTACGATAAAGGGATGAAAGTTGCCAATCGTTTCAGACAGGATATTTCACCGGAAACGCTGAAAGAGAATGCCTGGATCCCATATGATACAGAAGAGGGAAAATCTTACTGGGAAGCTCTGCAGCTGATCAGAACATGGACGAAAGAAAACCATACTTCAATCCATGATGCCGTTTTACACAAAATGGAAATTGAAAAAGAGAACAGGTACTGGAATGAGCACAACTTTGTCTTCAAAGACGGAGATCTGTTTTACCATGCGAAAGGAGCAACTCCACTGGATGATAAATTCATGCCTGATATTACAGGACCAAGACTGATTCCATTAAATATGGCAGAACCGGTTTTAATAGTTCAGGGAAACACCAATGAAAGAAACCTGGGTTTTGCCCCTCACGGAGCAGGAAGGAATTTCAGCAGAAGTCAGCATAAGAGATCATTAGCCCATAAAACCATTGAAGAAGTTTTTGCCGAAGAAACCGAAGGATTGGATATCCGCTTCTTTTCCAATGAAATTGATATTTCCGAACTACCGACCGCATATAAAAGTGCTAAAAACGTAAGAGCACAGATTGAAGAATACGGATTATGTGAAGTATTGGATGAAGTGATGCCTTACGGGTGTATCATGGCTGGTGATGTCGGGAAAAACGCACCATGGAAAAAGAAAAGAAAATTCAAAAAAGCAAAGAACGGATAA
- a CDS encoding YceI family protein, protein MKRLLLFAMMCVGISLISAQRKFDKVSKVTSSEIRWWGYKVVKTVPTSHSGTVKLKSGKFNFDKTVLVDGEFIIDMRSLMAGDVSDEDQIKLTNDLKSTNFFEVKKFPIAKFHLTKIIPLANSEYNSTVYGDVTIKGVRKTITFPANVYVTQFTVVIESAKFSLNRRDFKVFYQSSLKDYFIKDEMDIQFKVSTEKLDNDNRVPVKKK, encoded by the coding sequence ATGAAAAGACTACTATTGTTTGCTATGATGTGCGTAGGTATATCATTGATTTCTGCTCAGAGAAAATTTGATAAGGTTTCGAAGGTGACTTCTTCTGAGATCAGATGGTGGGGATATAAGGTTGTAAAAACCGTGCCTACATCGCATTCCGGAACAGTAAAACTGAAAAGCGGAAAATTCAATTTTGATAAAACGGTTTTGGTGGACGGTGAGTTTATAATTGATATGAGAAGTCTTATGGCAGGGGATGTTTCTGATGAAGATCAGATCAAGCTAACCAACGACCTTAAGAGTACCAATTTCTTCGAAGTTAAAAAATTCCCGATTGCGAAATTCCACTTAACTAAAATTATTCCTCTGGCAAACAGTGAATACAATTCAACAGTATATGGAGATGTTACGATAAAAGGAGTGAGAAAGACCATTACCTTCCCTGCTAACGTATATGTTACACAATTTACGGTAGTGATTGAGTCTGCTAAATTCTCATTGAACAGAAGGGATTTCAAAGTATTCTATCAGTCTTCTTTAAAAGATTATTTCATTAAGGATGAAATGGATATCCAATTCAAAGTTTCTACAGAAAAGCTGGATAATGATAACAGGGTTCCTGTAAAGAAAAAATAA
- a CDS encoding YceI family protein codes for MKKILLLAVLASGLVFGQSKKVVASDVHWWGYKVAKSEASSHDGTVKVKSGNLVMKGNDVVGGSFVLDMTSITSTDLSGEYQTKLNGHLKNGDFFEVEKYPTAAFKITSVKKNNDKIYNSLVTGDLTVKGKTNSISFPAKIAYSKGVASLVSDKFSFDRQKFDVAYKSTMQDVFVKDDIDMLVKVTAK; via the coding sequence ATGAAAAAAATATTATTATTAGCGGTTTTAGCTAGTGGATTGGTTTTCGGGCAATCAAAAAAAGTGGTAGCATCTGATGTTCACTGGTGGGGGTATAAAGTAGCAAAATCTGAGGCAAGTTCTCATGACGGTACAGTAAAAGTGAAGTCAGGAAACCTTGTTATGAAAGGAAATGATGTTGTGGGTGGATCTTTCGTTTTAGATATGACTTCAATTACGTCTACAGACCTTTCCGGAGAATACCAGACTAAGCTGAACGGACATTTAAAGAACGGAGATTTCTTCGAAGTTGAAAAATACCCTACAGCTGCTTTTAAGATTACTTCCGTAAAGAAAAACAATGATAAAATATACAACTCTCTAGTAACAGGAGATCTTACAGTAAAAGGAAAAACCAACAGTATTTCTTTCCCTGCAAAGATCGCGTACAGCAAAGGAGTAGCAAGTCTTGTATCTGATAAATTTTCTTTCGACAGACAAAAATTCGATGTTGCTTACAAATCAACAATGCAGGATGTTTTTGTGAAAGATGATATCGATATGCTTGTAAAAGTAACTGCTAAATAA
- a CDS encoding glucokinase, whose protein sequence is MNLNPKFPLYLPGVKDSNNNDVSIIGANLREDVITLGYYVSGNGGLDIKLQTSYPTKEHASFSEILKKFIQENQLSNVKRLGIAVPGPVLNGKSNPARLGWSFDVDEFKNEFGFEKVDMLNDLEASAYGMGLLEDSDLEAIYTSGHLEKGNVAILAPGNGLGEAGYFFDGKYLRPFATEGGHSEFSPRTNVEVEFYQFLNNIYGIVSWENVLSKTGLFNIYRFLRDVKRHPEPEWLADRLANGNFSQEIYKAAVEDDVLICKIALDTFLEFLAREANNLTLKLKATGGLLISGDIPQMLNEYMDKAKFYEKFKISDKMEDMLRNIPIYLIRNNLTGLHGVALYTAYYE, encoded by the coding sequence ATGAACTTAAATCCAAAATTTCCCCTTTATTTACCGGGTGTAAAAGACAGCAATAATAATGATGTTTCCATCATTGGAGCCAACTTACGTGAGGATGTTATCACTTTAGGATACTATGTGTCTGGTAATGGAGGGCTTGATATAAAATTACAGACAAGCTACCCGACAAAAGAACATGCTTCTTTTTCGGAAATCCTGAAAAAATTTATTCAGGAAAATCAGCTGAGCAATGTGAAGCGTTTAGGAATAGCGGTTCCGGGACCGGTTCTTAACGGGAAGAGTAACCCAGCCAGATTAGGCTGGAGTTTTGACGTAGACGAATTTAAAAATGAATTCGGATTCGAAAAAGTGGATATGCTTAATGATCTTGAGGCATCTGCTTATGGAATGGGACTTCTTGAGGACAGCGACCTGGAAGCTATCTACACAAGCGGACACCTTGAAAAAGGAAATGTTGCGATCCTGGCACCTGGAAATGGTCTTGGGGAAGCAGGGTATTTCTTTGATGGAAAATATTTAAGACCTTTTGCTACAGAAGGCGGACATTCCGAGTTTTCACCAAGAACCAACGTTGAAGTGGAATTTTATCAGTTCCTGAACAACATCTATGGGATTGTTAGCTGGGAGAATGTTCTTTCCAAAACAGGGCTTTTTAATATCTATCGGTTTTTAAGAGACGTGAAAAGACATCCTGAGCCTGAATGGCTGGCAGATCGACTTGCCAACGGTAATTTTTCACAGGAGATATACAAGGCAGCCGTTGAAGATGATGTGCTGATCTGTAAAATTGCATTAGATACCTTCCTGGAATTTCTTGCGAGAGAGGCTAATAACCTTACCTTAAAGCTTAAGGCTACCGGAGGATTGCTGATTTCCGGCGATATTCCGCAGATGCTGAATGAGTATATGGATAAGGCAAAATTCTATGAGAAATTTAAAATAAGCGATAAAATGGAAGACATGTTGAGGAATATTCCGATCTACCTGATCAGGAATAATCTCACGGGCTTGCATGGTGTCGCACTGTATACAGCCTATTACGAATAA